Proteins encoded within one genomic window of Panicum virgatum strain AP13 chromosome 1N, P.virgatum_v5, whole genome shotgun sequence:
- the LOC120654660 gene encoding uncharacterized protein LOC120654660 yields MGSGNLLMKKVVKPSSFDLDIKFDQSWVEDVSCPICLDIPHNAILLRCTSYEKGCRPFICDTDQTRSNCLERFKVAHGIPVNVKVSSLTVAPLDSIHIISSNANNRPACPLCRGDVIGWFVIDEARLHLNQKKRCCEESSCSYAGNFHELQKHTQQKHPNSRPSEIDPARRVDWENLQQSSDIIDVLSTIHAQVPNGVVLGDYVIEYGDDEAGDEYEVYHRVRRNWWASCIFCKAFRRSPGGQRRARARERRDSGTRSSNRSSQESLTLEVPTRSVDIREIRFDEIDDEYIVTGAMPRVAGSRRMAGHYRDPRFRHRRSHL; encoded by the exons ATGGGTTCTGGGAATTTGTTAATGAAGAAGGTGGTAAAGCCCAGTTCCTTTGATCTGGACATAAAATTTGATCAGAGTTGGGTGGAGGATGTTAGTTGCCCTATCTGTCTCGATATCCCTCACAATGCAATCTTACTGAGGTGTACCTCATATGAGAAGGGCTGTAGACCATTCATATGTGACACAGATCAGACACGTTCAAACTGTCTTGAGAGGTTCAAAGTTGCTCATGGGATACCAGTCAATGTGAAAGTCTCATCTCTTACTGTGGCTCCCCTTGATAGCATTCATATCATTTCATCTAATGCAAATAACCGCCCAGCCTGTCCGTTGTGCCGAGGTGATGTGATTGGGTGGTTTGTTATTGATGAGGCTCGCTTGCATCTTAACCAGAAGAAAAGATGCTGTGAAGAGAGTTCATGCTCATATGCTGGTAACTTCCATGAACTTCAGAAGCACACCCAGCAAAAACATCCAAATTCACGCCCTTCAGAAATTGATCCTGCTCGCCGGGTTGACTGGGAGAATTTGCAGCAGTCTTCTGATATAATAGATGTCTTGAGCACAATACATGCACAGGTTCCTAATGGCGTAGTCTTGGGAGATTATGTCATCGAGTATGGGGATGATGAAGCTGGAGATGAGTATGAAGTCTACCACAGGGTTAGAAGGAACTGGTGGGCATCCTGTATTTTTTGCAAGGCATTCCGTAGGTCTCCAGGAGGCCAAAGAAGAGCAAGAGCAAGGGAAAGGAGAGATAGTGGAACGAGGAGCAGCAATAGATCTAGTCAAGAAAGCCTTACCCTTGAAGTGCCAACAAGATCTGTTGACATAAGAGAAATCAGATTTGATGAAATTGATGACGAATATATAGTTACAGGGGCCATGCCTAGGGTTGCGGGATCAAGGAGAATGGCTGGTCATTACAG GGATCCCAGGTTCAGACACCGACGTTCACACTTGTAG
- the LOC120654658 gene encoding putative adagio-like protein 2: MEWDSDSDGGGGGGGDDEEEEEEEEVQAGPGPPGFSLAIEGVLGACGIVVSDALEPDFPIIYVNRGFEDATGYRAEEVLGRNCRFLQCRGPFAQRRHPLVDAAVVTGIRRCLEDGTEFQGDLLNFRKDGSPYMAKLRLTPIYGDDDAITHYMGIQFFNDSNVDLGPSPGSVTKELARYTWIAPDNTPPPSSVGKANLWEYSSIFLLSDEVLCQKIFSKLSPRDIASVNSVCKRLYHLTKNEDLWRMVCQNAWGSEATRTLESVAGSRSLAWGRLARELTTLEAVAWRKLTIGGAVEPSRCNFSACAVGNRVVLFGGEGVNMQPMNDTFVLDLSASKPEWRHVNVSSAPPGRWGHTLSCLNGSRLVLFGGCGGQGLLNDVFILDLDAQHPTWREIPGLAPPVPRSWHSSCTVDGTKLVVSGGCADSGVLLSDTYLLDVTMEKPVWREIPASWTPPSRLGHSLSVYDGKKILMFGGLAKSGPLRLRSSDVFTLDLSEDKPCWRCITGCGMPGAGNPAGVGPPPRLDHVAVSLPGGRVLIFGGSVAGLHSASQLYLLDPAEEKPTWRILNVPGRPPRFAWGHSTCVVGGTKAIVLGGQTGEEWTLTEMHELSLLSSLV; this comes from the exons ATGGAGTGGGACAGCGactccgacggcggcggcggcggcggcggtgacgacgaggaggaagaggaggaggaggaggtccaGGCCGGGCCCGGGCCCCCGGGGTTCTCGCTGGCCATCGAGGGCGTGCTGGGCGCGTGCGGGATCGTGGTCTCCGACGCGCTCGAGCCCGACTTCCCCATCATCTACGTCAACCGCGGGTTCGAGGACGCCACCGGGTACCGCGCCGAGGAGGTGCTCGGGAGGAACTG ccGGTTTTTGCAATGCAGAGGACCATTTGCTCAGAGGAGACATCCCCTTGTTGATGCTGCAGTAGTTACTGGGATTCGGAGATGTTTAGAGGATGGGACCGAATTCCAGGGTGATCTGTTGAATTTTAGAAAAGATGGTTCTCCATACATGGCAAAGCTGCGACTAACACCAATATATGGAGACGATGACGCAATAACACACTATATGGGCATTCAGTTTTTCAATGATTCCAATGTTGATTTGGGGCCATCGCCTGGCTCTGTAACAAAGGAACTTGCGAGATATACATGGATTGCACCAGATAACACACCCCCACCATCTTCGGTGGGCAAGGCTAACTTATGGGAATATTCTAGTATCTTCCTGCTGAGTGATGAGGTACTGTGCCAAAAGATCTTCTCAAAACTGTCGCCCAGGGATATAGCCTCTGTAAACTCTGTTTGTAAGAGACTGTATCACTTGACAAAAAATGAAGACCTTTGGAGGATGGTTTGTCAGAATGCATGGGGCAGTGAAGCTACTCGGACCCTTGAGAGTGTGGCAGGATCAAGAAGTTTAGCATGGGGACGGCTAGCTCGAGAGTTGACCACCCTGGAAGCTGTTGCCTGGAGGAAATTGACAATCGGTGGTGCGGTGGAGCCATCTCGCTGCAACTTCAGTGCCTGTGCTGTAGGGAACCGTGTTGTCCTTTTtggtggagaaggtgttaacaTGCAGCCGATGAATGATACATTTGTGCTGGATTTGAGTGCCAGCAAGCCAGAATGGAGGCATGTCAATGTGAGCTCGGCTCCTCCTGGTCGCTGGGGCCATACCTTATCATGCCTAAATGGATCACGGCTGGTTCTGTTCGGTGGCTGTGGGGGGCAGGGGCTACTGAATGATGTCTTCATTTTGGATCTGGATGCACAACATCCAACTTGGCGCGAGATTCCTGGCCTTGCACCGCCAGTGCCACGGTCCTGGCATAGCTCTTGCACAGTGGATGGTACAAAGCTGGTGGTTTCTGGTGGCTGTGCTGACTCTGGTGTTCTTCTAAGTGATACCTACCTCCTAGATGTTACAATGGAAAAACCTGTGTGGAGGGAGATACCTGCATCTTGGACTCCACCTTCTAGACTTGGGCACTCCCTTTCTGTTTATGACggcaagaaaatcttgatgtttggtgGTCTTGCCAAAAGTGGCCCTCTACGGCTCAGGTCCAGCGATGTATTCACTCTAGATTTAAGTGAAGACAAGCCATGCTGGCGGTGCATCACTGGCTGCGGGATGCCAGGAGCTGGTAATCCTGCTGGAGTTGGCCCACCTCCTCGCCTTGATCACGTTGCAGTGAGCCTTCCTGGAGGTAGAGTTTTGATATTTGGTGGGTCTGTGGCGGGTCTTCACTCAGCCTCACAGCTTTACCTCCTGGATCCAGCTGAAGAGAAGCCGACCTGGAGGATTCTGAATGTTCCAGGGCGGCCTCCACGGTTTGCTTGGGGCCACAGCACCTGCGTCGTGGGAGGAACAAAGGCTATAGTTCTTGGAGGACAAACCGGAGAAGAGTGGACACTAACTGAAATGCATGAGCTTTCTCTGCTAAGCTCATTAGTTTGA